TCGCCCTGCACGACTACCATTGAGGGTTTTTCTTCATCCATCAGGCGCCCCAAACCTTTCAGGGATTCTATGGTAATATAATCGAGATCCTGTCCTTCTTTCATTATGTTTAGGTCATAGTGCACCCTTAATTCGAATGCGGAAAGCACCTGGTCGAGCATTTGTCTGTGTTGAGCTGTAGCAATAACTATTGGTTCGAGTTCGTTTGCTTCTTCAAGAGTCTTTATGACGGGCGCCATTTTTATTGCATCTGGTCTCGTGCCGATTATGGCGAAAATTTTGTGTTTGCGACTACCCATTTAGCGTTTGAAACCCGAGCATTATCTTTATCACTCTCCGATGAAAAATCCACCCATGCCTATCATGAAATGAATGTACAAACCGTTAAGCCTTGAGTCGGGACCGTCTGATACATCTATGTCCTCAAACTTCCACGAGGCTTTTTGCGGCATGTACATGTAGCCAACTCTTACACCAAGCATTATACCATTAGGTTGTGAGGAACCTTTTCCGAGCGGCGGAAAGAAAAGGAAATCAAGCTCTCCTTTAAGTATCAGTCCACCCATATTGAGCACCGTCGTTATTCCCGGGTTGGCGAGTATTGAGTCGAATTGGAGTGACATGTCAGTACGCCATAATGTTAGGTCTATTCCTCCGCCGCCAATGCCCACGACGGGAAATATTAAAGCCACAGGGCTTGAAAAGACTACATAGCCTATATCGAAAAGTCCGTATCCTGCGCTTAATTTTGCCTTGAGTGAATCGTTTTTTATTATCTGTGATTCGCCAGCACCCTCGCCGCCAAGAATAACACTTTTAATGGCAGCATAGCCGAAACCGCCTGTGGCCAAGAACTTATTGTTGAGCGAACCGTAGCCGTTGGCTTCGAGCTTGTCGTTTAAGTTTCCAAGGTTAGGCATGTCAAATCCGATCATGAATGCACCGCAGCCCCCGCTTACGGATGAAGCGCTCAGAGGCAATGCCGCGAGCAGGAAACTCGCAATAATTAAAAAAATTGCGCGATTCATGTCCCCTCCCTTCGCTTTGCGATTAAATTTTTTGCGTCGCTTAAGCAACTTTTTCTCATATAAAATTAAATTCCCTTGTCCCTTTCCCAACTTTCAGTGTATTCCTTTATCATCTTTGCTATATCATCTATCTTAACCCTGACCTGAACCATAGTATCCCGCTCTCTTATCGTTACTGTCCGGTCCTCAAGGGTTTGACCATCCACAGTGACGCAGAAAGGAGTTCCTGCTTCGTCCTGTCTTCTGTATCGTCGTCCTATGGAATCTTTCTCATCGTAGAAAACCATAAACTCCGATTTAAGGTCTTCAGCTATCTCTCTTGCTATCTCGGGCATACCCTCTTTCTTTACCAGCGGGAAAATGCCAACTTTTATAGGCGAGAGTCGAGGATGCATTTTGAGCACCACCCTTATTTTATCAGGGTTTGAGCGCTCCGGTTCCTCCGTGTATGCGTCGACTATCACGGCAAGCATGGTTCTGTCAACTCCGCCAGATGTCTCAACAATGTATGGAATGTATTGCTCTTTCGTTATTGGATCGGTGTATTCAAGTCTTTTGCCCGAGTATTCCTGATGCCTTGATAGGTCGTAATCGCCCCTATTGTGAATA
The nucleotide sequence above comes from bacterium. Encoded proteins:
- the wecB gene encoding UDP-N-acetylglucosamine 2-epimerase (non-hydrolyzing), with protein sequence MGSRKHKIFAIIGTRPDAIKMAPVIKTLEEANELEPIVIATAQHRQMLDQVLSAFELRVHYDLNIMKEGQDLDYITIESLKGLGRLMDEEKPSMVVVQGDTTTSFVGGLAAFYRNIPVAHVEAGLRTGDLRQPFPEEANRRLLDAISELLFPPTEKALKNLLNEGIDPKKCTVTGNTAIDAL